Proteins encoded within one genomic window of Methanothrix harundinacea 6Ac:
- the fpoH gene encoding F420H2 dehydrogenase subunit FpoH, protein MVLSAITEFAAQEPKIYALIIGLIAAAILASVINVVAMLLVWLERKVMGDFQARYGPNRVGGRWGVLQLGADAIKLFTKEDVIPRGADKPVFVWAPIVAVATTMLVAGALPFGAVIIDGREIPLVVANMDISAFYIEAALSIMAISAFMAGWSSNNKYSMLGAFRGIARMIAYEVPMGVCVISVAIMAHSLNVVEIVHAQQGIWFALAQPIGFVIFGIALITDLGRMPFDQTEAEEEIIAGYNTEYSGIRFGLLYFQEYIVMLLGSILLVHLYLGGWNGPVIPVISFISPMIWFFMKLVIVLVALIWIRVSLPRFRIDQVTDLGWKILLPLSMVNLGWAVAVGLYFA, encoded by the coding sequence TTGGTATTATCTGCGATCACAGAATTTGCAGCCCAGGAGCCTAAGATATACGCTCTGATCATCGGGCTCATCGCCGCCGCCATCCTCGCCTCCGTCATCAACGTGGTGGCGATGCTCTTGGTCTGGCTCGAGAGGAAGGTCATGGGCGACTTTCAGGCTCGGTACGGGCCGAACAGGGTCGGCGGCCGGTGGGGCGTCCTTCAGCTCGGCGCTGACGCCATCAAGCTATTCACAAAAGAGGATGTCATCCCCCGGGGAGCGGACAAGCCCGTCTTTGTCTGGGCTCCCATCGTGGCGGTGGCGACGACTATGCTGGTGGCGGGGGCCCTCCCCTTCGGAGCCGTGATCATAGACGGCAGAGAGATCCCCCTGGTGGTGGCCAACATGGACATCAGCGCCTTCTACATCGAAGCGGCGCTGAGCATCATGGCGATATCCGCCTTCATGGCTGGCTGGTCCTCCAACAACAAGTACTCGATGCTGGGAGCCTTTCGAGGCATCGCCAGGATGATCGCGTACGAGGTTCCGATGGGGGTCTGCGTCATCAGCGTCGCCATCATGGCCCACAGCCTGAACGTGGTGGAGATCGTCCATGCCCAGCAGGGGATCTGGTTTGCCCTGGCCCAGCCGATAGGTTTTGTCATCTTCGGCATCGCCCTCATCACGGACTTGGGGAGGATGCCCTTCGACCAGACCGAGGCTGAAGAGGAGATCATAGCCGGCTACAACACAGAGTACAGCGGCATCCGGTTCGGCCTCCTCTACTTCCAGGAGTATATCGTGATGCTCCTCGGGTCGATCCTCCTCGTCCACCTCTACCTCGGTGGCTGGAACGGCCCCGTCATCCCGGTGATCTCCTTCATATCACCTATGATCTGGTTCTTCATGAAGCTCGTCATAGTGCTGGTGGCCCTGATATGGATCAGGGTATCTCTGCCGCGGTTCAGGATAGACCAGGTCACGGACCTGGGATGGAAGATCCTTCTGCCCCTCTCGATGGTCAACCTCGGATGGGCGGTCGCCGTGGGGCTTTACTTCGCATGA
- a CDS encoding NADH-quinone oxidoreductase subunit I: MEVTRLYPEKIMDLPDAERGVHVLEIRKCIGCGACARICPNDCIKLVAYSRGNPVKNKKLQYPQIDYGRCMFCGLCVDDCPASCLIMSKQFEISGWNREDIIYDPEDIAVGLYSDQELAELAEEARKAEEEKKRKAAEAAKAKKEKAAKAADEGDKGSGEKAAKKKKAE, encoded by the coding sequence GTGGAGGTCACCCGTCTCTATCCAGAGAAGATCATGGATCTTCCCGATGCGGAGAGGGGGGTCCACGTTCTGGAGATCAGGAAGTGCATAGGATGCGGAGCGTGTGCACGGATCTGCCCCAACGACTGCATCAAGCTCGTGGCCTACTCCCGCGGAAACCCGGTCAAGAACAAGAAGCTCCAGTATCCTCAGATAGACTATGGCAGGTGCATGTTCTGCGGCCTCTGCGTCGACGACTGCCCTGCCAGCTGCCTGATTATGTCCAAGCAGTTCGAGATATCGGGCTGGAACAGGGAAGACATAATCTACGACCCTGAGGATATCGCCGTCGGCCTCTACTCCGACCAGGAGCTGGCCGAGCTCGCCGAGGAGGCGAGGAAGGCCGAAGAGGAGAAGAAGAGGAAGGCCGCCGAGGCAGCCAAGGCCAAGAAGGAGAAGGCAGCCAAGGCCGCCGATGAAGGAGATAAGGGATCCGGCGAAAAGGCCGCAAAGAAGAAGAAGGCAGAATAA
- a CDS encoding NADH-quinone oxidoreductase subunit J yields the protein MIDLTQFYDIRFLIELGAFSLLAVIILGLSILTVYSRNIVHSGLYLLGSFAAVAALYIFLNATFVGVAQVLVYIGAVGVLILFAIMLTKKTLMEEETHG from the coding sequence ATGATAGATCTGACTCAATTTTATGATATAAGGTTCCTGATTGAGCTGGGAGCTTTCTCTCTGCTCGCAGTGATCATCCTCGGCCTCTCAATCCTCACCGTCTACTCCAGAAATATAGTCCACAGCGGCCTTTACCTCCTGGGGAGCTTCGCCGCGGTGGCTGCGTTATACATATTCCTGAACGCCACCTTCGTCGGAGTGGCCCAGGTTCTGGTGTACATCGGAGCGGTTGGGGTGCTGATACTCTTCGCAATAATGCTCACAAAGAAGACGCTGATGGAGGAGGAGACCCATGGTTAA
- a CDS encoding NADH-quinone oxidoreductase subunit J family protein produces the protein MVKVKTSILMLIFLATLIVLLAATPWGGEEMGSYSFEPREGNRAPESGIGDIGVEIFTLYIVAFEVLGLVLLAAMIGAIYVARKELPR, from the coding sequence ATGGTTAAGGTCAAGACTTCGATTCTGATGTTGATCTTCCTGGCCACGCTGATCGTCCTCCTTGCAGCGACGCCTTGGGGCGGCGAGGAGATGGGTTCGTACAGCTTCGAGCCTAGAGAGGGGAATAGGGCCCCGGAGAGCGGGATAGGGGACATCGGCGTCGAGATCTTCACGTTGTACATCGTCGCCTTCGAGGTCCTCGGCCTGGTTCTCCTGGCAGCCATGATCGGGGCGATATACGTCGCAAGAAAGGAGTTGCCAAGATGA
- the fpoK gene encoding F420H2 dehydrogenase subunit FpoK — MIPLVLYVLLASAMFTIGLYGLLTQRNGIKLMMCVEILLNSANINLVAFSAYLPNVNGQVFALFSIALAAAEAGVGFAILITLYRLYGTIELDNINALRW; from the coding sequence ATGATCCCACTGGTGCTATACGTGCTGCTGGCGTCGGCGATGTTCACCATCGGCCTTTATGGCCTTCTGACCCAGCGGAACGGTATCAAGCTTATGATGTGCGTGGAGATCCTGCTGAACAGCGCAAACATCAATCTGGTGGCGTTCTCGGCTTACCTGCCCAACGTAAACGGCCAGGTCTTCGCCCTGTTCTCCATCGCCCTCGCCGCTGCGGAGGCGGGCGTTGGATTTGCCATATTGATCACGCTGTACAGGCTGTACGGAACCATAGAACTGGACAACATCAACGCTCTGAGGTGGTAA
- the nuoL gene encoding NADH-quinone oxidoreductase subunit L — translation MYQDYAYLIVGLPVLAFVLTIFLGWHLPKGGGFFTVLATFAGFILSFGIFREIYPNDEIVHQSMHWFASFNAGILIDPLAIVMLLMVTFVCTLIHTYALGYMEGDPGMARYFAEAGLFTAAMLGLVFSDNLLQLFIFWELVGLCSYLLIGFWYRKPSAASAAKKAFLVTRVGDVMFLAGIVLLYTNMVKLNLVLPEGAYLLQFQTIYDSLTLIPPDQLTWIAIFLFGGAVGKSGQFPLHVWLPDAMEGPTTVSAMIHAATMVTAGVYLVARMFPLFYAAPNGLTVVAYVGAFTALFAATMGLVMFDIKRVLAYSTVSQLGYMMAALGFGAAVGATAVGVSIFHLIGHSFFKALLFLCAGSVIHAVGTNDMREMGGVLKHMKWTGLTMLAGSLTLAGFPYTTGFFSKDEIIILAFENGAFGLGWIPYVFVILAALLTAIYTFRLWFLTFDGEARSDYHKHESPWIMLGPLVILAIFALFMGMPSQEGFYHYVGNNFDHFGVDFEELAVIGGHHVSHAHVHEPLIFKLLPIIIGVGGIIVAALFYSRWKRFDPGMVTSERDPLRKILLKRYYQNEIYTLWFAEKVVYGIAIVSNMIDLKIIDGAVNKISAISVGIGGTVRKLQTGVIQNYLTAIVLGVAVLLILIQLASMGVAI, via the coding sequence ATGTACCAAGATTACGCCTATCTGATCGTGGGGCTGCCGGTACTGGCCTTCGTCCTCACGATCTTTCTCGGCTGGCATCTGCCAAAGGGAGGCGGGTTCTTCACGGTTCTGGCAACCTTCGCAGGGTTCATACTCTCCTTCGGTATATTCAGGGAGATATACCCCAACGACGAGATCGTCCACCAGTCGATGCACTGGTTTGCGAGCTTCAACGCCGGGATCCTGATCGATCCCCTGGCGATAGTGATGCTCCTGATGGTCACCTTCGTCTGTACCCTGATTCACACCTATGCCCTAGGGTACATGGAGGGGGACCCCGGGATGGCCCGGTACTTCGCCGAGGCCGGCCTCTTTACGGCGGCGATGCTCGGCCTCGTCTTCTCGGACAACCTGCTCCAGCTCTTCATCTTCTGGGAGCTCGTCGGACTCTGCTCCTACCTGCTCATCGGGTTCTGGTACCGAAAGCCCTCGGCGGCCTCCGCCGCCAAGAAGGCCTTCCTGGTGACCAGGGTTGGAGACGTGATGTTCCTCGCGGGGATAGTCCTTCTCTATACCAACATGGTGAAGCTGAACCTCGTCCTGCCTGAGGGGGCTTACCTCCTCCAGTTCCAGACGATATACGACAGCCTGACCCTGATACCGCCAGACCAGCTCACCTGGATCGCCATCTTCCTCTTCGGAGGGGCCGTCGGCAAGTCCGGTCAGTTCCCCCTGCACGTCTGGCTTCCCGACGCCATGGAGGGTCCCACCACCGTCTCGGCGATGATCCATGCCGCGACGATGGTTACCGCCGGTGTCTATCTGGTGGCGAGGATGTTCCCGCTCTTCTACGCGGCCCCCAACGGCCTCACCGTCGTCGCATACGTCGGCGCCTTTACGGCGCTATTCGCGGCAACGATGGGCCTGGTGATGTTCGACATCAAGAGGGTCCTCGCCTACTCGACGGTCAGCCAGCTCGGTTACATGATGGCAGCCCTGGGGTTCGGCGCTGCCGTAGGGGCTACGGCCGTGGGCGTCTCCATCTTCCACCTGATCGGCCACTCCTTCTTCAAGGCCCTCCTCTTCCTCTGCGCCGGTAGCGTCATCCACGCCGTCGGCACCAACGACATGAGGGAGATGGGAGGGGTCCTGAAGCACATGAAGTGGACCGGCCTGACGATGCTCGCGGGCTCCCTCACCCTGGCCGGGTTCCCCTATACCACCGGGTTCTTCAGCAAGGACGAGATCATCATCCTCGCCTTCGAGAACGGAGCCTTCGGCCTCGGATGGATCCCGTACGTCTTCGTTATCCTCGCCGCCCTCTTGACGGCGATCTACACCTTCCGGCTCTGGTTCCTCACCTTCGACGGCGAGGCGAGGAGCGACTACCACAAGCACGAGTCCCCCTGGATCATGCTGGGACCCCTGGTGATCCTGGCGATCTTCGCCCTCTTCATGGGGATGCCTTCCCAGGAGGGGTTCTACCACTACGTCGGAAACAACTTCGATCACTTCGGGGTAGACTTCGAGGAGCTGGCGGTGATCGGGGGCCATCACGTCTCCCACGCTCACGTCCACGAGCCGCTGATCTTCAAGCTCCTGCCGATCATCATCGGAGTCGGCGGCATCATCGTCGCAGCCCTCTTCTACTCGCGGTGGAAGAGGTTCGATCCGGGGATGGTCACCTCGGAGAGGGATCCCCTTCGGAAGATCCTCCTCAAGAGGTACTACCAGAACGAGATCTACACCCTCTGGTTCGCAGAGAAGGTGGTCTACGGTATAGCCATCGTCTCCAACATGATCGACCTCAAGATCATCGACGGAGCGGTGAACAAAATTAGCGCCATATCCGTCGGAATCGGCGGGACGGTCCGCAAGCTCCAGACCGGGGTGATCCAGAACTACCTCACCGCCATAGTCCTGGGAGTTGCGGTCCTGCTGATACTTATTCAGCTGGCGTCGATGGGGGTGGCGATATGA